Proteins co-encoded in one Flavobacteriaceae bacterium MAR_2009_75 genomic window:
- a CDS encoding cystathionine beta-lyase (manually curated), whose product MKNKGLNTICTHIGEVEDRQFKGAISPLYMSTSYAFEDVEAKRYPRYFNTPNQEALCRKIAALEHTEAALIFGSGMAAISTALMSFLKSGDHIVLQQTLYGGTYNLITEEFHKYGIEYSFTDGWAVENFQAKIQKNTKVIYIETPSNPLLTITDLDAIGKLSKEHGLVSMIDNTFASPVNQNPIDFGIEVVIHSATKYMGGHSDILAGAVASSEEYISRIFALAKNFGGSLSDYTVWLLERSMKTMGIRVKAQNDNAQKMAEYLEAHSDIAAVYYPGLTNHPEHELARSQMNGFGGMLSFELTKNLNASEFQKALQLIKPSMSLAGVESTMLSPTLTSHALMSADERERQGIRDGLIRFSVGIEESEDLIADIEQALQKVRSSAMVSTK is encoded by the exons ATGAAAAATAAAGGTCTAAATACAATTTGCACACATATTGGCGAAGTGGAAGATAGGCAGTTTAAGGGCGCAATATCCCCTTTGTATATGAGTACTTCCTACGCCTTTGAAGATGTTGAAGCTAAGCGATATCCCCGATATTTTAACACACCGAACCAAGAAGCATTATGTAGAAAGATAGCTGCTTTGGAACATACTGAAGCGGCACTTATTTTTGGTAGCGGAATGGCTGCGATCAGTACGGCATTAATGAGTTTTTTGAAGTCAGGAGATCATATCGTTTTACAGCAAACTTTATATGGTGGCACCTATAATTTGATTACAGAAGAATTTCATAAATACGGAATAGAGTACTCTTTTACCGATGGGTGGGCGGTTGAAAATTTTCAGGCCAAAATTCAAAAGAATACCAAGGTAATCTATATAGAGACGCCTTCAAACCCATTGCTGACGATTACCGATTTAGATGCCATAGGGAAGTTAAGTAAAGAACATGGTCTTGTTTCTATGATCGATAATACGTTTGCGAGTCCGGTCAATCAAAACCCTATTGATTTTGGTATCGAGGTGGTGATTCATAGTGCTACCAAATATATG GGGGGGCATTCAGATATTCTAGCAGGCGCAGTGGCATCATCAGAAGAGTATATCTCAAGAATTTTTGCTTTGGCAAAAAATTTTGGTGGCAGCCTAAGTGATTATACAGTTTGGTTGTTAGAACGCAGCATGAAAACAATGGGTATTCGTGTGAAAGCGCAGAATGACAACGCACAAAAAATGGCAGAGTATTTAGAAGCTCATAGCGATATCGCCGCGGTATACTACCCAGGTCTAACCAATCATCCTGAACATGAACTTGCTAGGTCGCAGATGAACGGTTTTGGTGGTATGTTATCCTTCGAACTAACTAAAAATTTAAATGCTTCAGAATTTCAGAAAGCACTACAATTGATAAAACCCTCAATGAGTTTGGCGGGCGTGGAAAGTACTATGTTATCGCCCACTTTGACCTCACATGCCCTAATGAGTGCAGATGAGCGAGAGCGTCAAGGTATTCGTGATGGATTGATCCGTTTTTCCGTTGGAATAGAAGAATCCGAAGATTTGATTGCCGATATCGAGCAAGCATTACAGAAAGTAAGGTCGAGTGCAATGGTCTCGACAAAATAG
- a CDS encoding bacillithiol biosynthesis deacetylase BshB1 produces MKLDILAFGAHPDDVELGAGATIAKEIANGKKVGIVDLTKGELGTRGSAEIRSREAAASAEVLGVSARENLGFADGFFKNDQNHQIEVIKMIRKYRPEIVLCNSIEDRHIDHGKGSNLVSDASFLSGLVKIETKFKEEDVFQEPWRPKWVYHYIQWKNIDPDFVVDVSGFMKTKMKAIMAYTSQFHDPNSEEPETPISSKNFIDSVNYRARDLGRLINTEFAEGFTTERHVAVRSLGDLI; encoded by the coding sequence ATGAAATTAGATATTTTGGCTTTCGGTGCCCACCCTGATGATGTAGAACTTGGGGCAGGCGCAACCATTGCAAAAGAAATTGCCAACGGTAAAAAAGTAGGAATTGTCGATTTGACCAAAGGAGAGTTGGGCACTAGGGGTTCTGCCGAAATTCGGTCTAGAGAGGCTGCGGCTTCGGCAGAAGTACTCGGAGTATCAGCTCGTGAAAATTTGGGTTTTGCCGATGGGTTTTTCAAGAACGACCAAAATCACCAGATAGAGGTCATTAAAATGATTCGAAAATATAGGCCCGAAATTGTGCTCTGTAATTCGATAGAAGATAGGCATATTGATCACGGTAAAGGTAGCAATTTAGTAAGCGATGCTTCTTTTTTAAGTGGATTGGTCAAGATTGAGACAAAATTTAAGGAAGAAGATGTGTTTCAAGAACCTTGGCGACCAAAATGGGTATATCACTATATTCAATGGAAAAATATCGATCCTGATTTCGTGGTCGATGTTTCCGGCTTTATGAAAACAAAAATGAAAGCTATTATGGCCTATACATCACAATTTCATGATCCCAATAGTGAAGAACCGGAAACTCCGATAAGCAGTAAGAATTTTATTGATAGTGTAAATTATAGGGCTAGAGACTTGGGCAGGTTGATCAATACAGAATTCGCAGAGGGCTTTACTACCGAAAGACACGTTGCGGTTCGGTCATTAGGCGATTTAATTTAA
- a CDS encoding signal transduction histidine kinase: MALFMYRRKLYFFNLALISEIRHVILGAMLLFTFSALSQQNSRADIENKIKKLKDKPDFTPKDSVYINLINDLGSEQRFYKADSLLLLSKLALNLSKSINYQKGKSISLIGIANFYSDKGNHSEAIKFYQEALDISKSANNPRLALRAKNDLAGEFSYKGDYAKALTHYLEGIDMANASEANLMLSIMNENVANLYAVQKDYEQALEFYKKVKKINDEIGDEIISAESMSNIASIYADMGKLDYAMFNVNRSITVFEKHKIMDWLAYAYEIKGKTYLKENKNKWALYWYNQSEMLHKKLQDQRGKIDLFNGMAEAHFGLGYFALAEKYALQALEISDRIKFKEGQQKCAVTLYKVSKYNKDYESALKYHEIYQSITDTLSRTENQTSLNMLKNKLEHDRQKMALIDENKKQLATQRNYIHAALAILLIFIAVTFLMRRSESIQKRLNKELHQKTEDLEKREVELREINRTKDRLFSIIGHDLRGPIGAFQSLLKMFKEGEIGQSEFMEFIPKFRHDIDHISFTLNNLLSWGQTQMNGAVTKPSVVALDSIVNDNIHLLSETAENKGIRLISHLTMNTMAWSDENQIDIVVRNLISNALKFTPENGMVTISSLEKNDHWQISIRDTGIGMDQETINKLFAKNSNVTTYGTNNEKGTGLGLPLCKEMIEKNEGKIWVNSLKRKGSTFHFTLPKSKAKSKKRYKKTA, translated from the coding sequence ATGGCCCTATTTATGTATCGCCGAAAACTTTATTTTTTCAATTTAGCACTTATTTCTGAGATACGTCACGTTATCTTGGGAGCTATGCTCCTATTCACGTTTTCAGCATTATCACAGCAAAACAGTAGAGCTGATATTGAAAATAAGATTAAGAAATTAAAAGATAAGCCCGATTTTACTCCCAAAGATTCAGTCTATATCAATTTAATAAATGATTTAGGTAGCGAACAACGTTTTTATAAAGCCGATAGTCTTTTGCTGTTATCTAAACTTGCCTTAAATCTTAGCAAGTCAATTAACTATCAAAAAGGCAAGAGCATATCTTTAATAGGTATTGCTAATTTCTATTCCGATAAGGGAAATCATAGTGAAGCTATAAAATTCTATCAAGAAGCTCTTGATATAAGTAAGTCTGCAAACAACCCTAGATTAGCATTAAGAGCTAAAAATGATCTAGCCGGTGAGTTTTCGTATAAGGGTGACTATGCCAAGGCCTTAACCCACTACCTAGAAGGAATCGATATGGCCAATGCATCTGAGGCCAACCTTATGCTATCGATAATGAACGAAAACGTTGCAAATCTGTATGCAGTTCAAAAAGACTATGAACAAGCTTTAGAATTCTATAAGAAAGTCAAAAAAATAAACGACGAAATAGGTGATGAAATCATTTCAGCCGAAAGCATGAGCAATATTGCTTCGATTTATGCGGATATGGGTAAGTTAGATTACGCCATGTTCAATGTGAACAGAAGTATTACAGTTTTCGAGAAACATAAAATTATGGATTGGCTCGCCTACGCCTACGAAATCAAAGGGAAAACTTATCTCAAAGAGAATAAAAACAAATGGGCTCTATATTGGTACAATCAAAGTGAAATGCTTCACAAGAAATTGCAAGACCAAAGAGGGAAAATAGACCTATTCAACGGTATGGCGGAAGCTCATTTCGGTTTAGGCTATTTCGCTCTTGCTGAAAAATATGCATTACAGGCACTAGAAATTTCAGACCGTATAAAATTTAAAGAAGGACAACAAAAATGTGCCGTGACCTTATATAAAGTCAGCAAATACAATAAAGACTATGAATCTGCCCTAAAATATCACGAGATATACCAATCAATAACCGACACGCTGTCGAGAACAGAAAATCAAACTAGTCTGAACATGCTAAAAAATAAATTAGAGCATGATAGGCAAAAAATGGCGCTAATCGATGAAAACAAAAAACAACTAGCAACGCAGAGAAACTATATTCATGCGGCTTTGGCCATATTATTGATTTTTATTGCAGTCACCTTTTTAATGAGGCGCAGTGAAAGTATTCAAAAAAGGCTAAATAAAGAATTACATCAAAAAACCGAAGATTTAGAGAAAAGAGAAGTTGAACTAAGAGAAATCAATAGAACAAAAGACCGTTTATTCTCTATTATCGGCCATGACCTGAGGGGTCCTATCGGTGCTTTTCAAAGTTTGCTTAAAATGTTTAAGGAGGGTGAAATTGGGCAGAGCGAATTCATGGAGTTCATTCCGAAATTCAGGCATGACATCGACCATATTTCCTTCACTCTCAACAACTTGTTATCTTGGGGTCAAACTCAAATGAACGGTGCCGTAACTAAGCCCAGTGTAGTGGCACTAGACAGTATTGTAAATGACAATATTCATTTATTGTCTGAAACAGCCGAGAATAAAGGAATTCGTCTTATAAGTCATCTAACTATGAACACCATGGCTTGGTCAGATGAAAACCAAATCGATATTGTTGTTCGCAACCTTATAAGCAACGCCCTTAAGTTTACACCCGAGAATGGTATGGTAACCATTTCGTCACTTGAAAAAAACGATCACTGGCAAATTTCGATTCGTGATACAGGTATAGGTATGGATCAAGAGACAATAAATAAACTTTTTGCAAAAAACTCAAATGTGACCACCTACGGTACCAATAATGAAAAAGGTACGGGTCTAGGGCTGCCCCTCTGCAAAGAAATGATTGAAAAGAACGAGGGCAAAATATGGGTTAACAGTTTGAAACGAAAAGGCAGTACCTTCCATTTTACCTTGCCTAAATCGAAAGCCAAATCTAAAAAAAGGTACAAAAAAACTGCTTAA
- a CDS encoding PA domain-containing protein, whose product MKKLIMMTMGMVMACNSSQKTISETSEVTYIPKSPKVYAETITEEELKEHLYIYASDDFEGRETGKPGQKKAVEYLREQYKTMDIPAAKKDGDYFQNVPLEVSQLPKGSLTVNGKEYPLGTDFLTFSRAQGSYDHIVYAGYGIESGNYSDYNNLDVEGKIVLIKAGEPVDDNGNYKISGSSKKSVWSNMSESMGKRMELATSKGAKGMLYFDQVNFPRFKSRFDWMKSNDSGRMELSNDSTGGFFTFWINSKLANAIFPNIATQKKGKILTVPLKIDVQSQNNGVVSENVVAVIEGSEKPEEYVVISSHLDHIGVSPDGEINNGADDDGSGSVALLEIAQAFKQAAEDGQGPKRSIVFLHVTGEEKGLLGSRYYTDIEPIFPLEQTVANLNIDMIGRIDPKRTGERNYIYLIGSDKLSTDLHELSEKVNTKFTNIELDYTFNDENDPNRFYYRSDHYNFAKNNIPIIFYFNGTHDDYHRPGDTPDKINYDLLENRTRLIFHTAWEVANREQRVIVDKILE is encoded by the coding sequence ATGAAGAAATTGATAATGATGACCATGGGTATGGTTATGGCATGTAATTCTTCTCAGAAAACTATTTCTGAGACAAGTGAAGTTACTTACATCCCTAAAAGTCCCAAGGTTTATGCTGAAACTATAACAGAGGAAGAACTTAAAGAGCATCTTTATATTTATGCCTCGGATGATTTTGAAGGGCGTGAAACTGGTAAACCCGGACAAAAGAAAGCAGTTGAATATCTAAGGGAACAATATAAAACCATGGATATTCCCGCCGCGAAGAAAGATGGTGATTACTTTCAAAATGTACCTTTAGAAGTAAGCCAACTGCCAAAAGGATCATTGACGGTCAATGGAAAAGAATACCCTTTAGGAACTGATTTTTTAACTTTTTCTAGGGCTCAAGGATCCTATGACCATATAGTTTATGCCGGTTACGGTATCGAATCGGGTAATTATTCTGATTATAATAATCTCGACGTTGAGGGCAAAATCGTACTGATCAAAGCCGGAGAACCTGTTGACGACAATGGAAACTATAAAATCTCTGGTAGCAGTAAAAAATCAGTTTGGAGCAATATGTCAGAATCAATGGGTAAACGCATGGAACTTGCTACCAGTAAAGGTGCTAAAGGAATGCTGTATTTTGATCAAGTAAATTTTCCACGTTTTAAGAGCAGGTTCGATTGGATGAAGAGCAATGATAGTGGTAGAATGGAGCTTTCAAATGACTCTACAGGTGGTTTTTTCACTTTCTGGATCAATTCAAAACTTGCCAATGCCATATTTCCCAATATAGCTACACAAAAAAAGGGTAAGATATTGACAGTACCTTTGAAAATAGATGTACAAAGCCAAAATAACGGAGTGGTTTCAGAAAATGTAGTGGCCGTAATCGAAGGTTCTGAAAAACCCGAAGAATATGTTGTTATTTCTTCGCACTTAGATCATATTGGTGTATCACCTGATGGTGAAATTAATAATGGTGCCGATGATGATGGGTCTGGTTCAGTAGCACTTTTAGAGATTGCACAAGCCTTCAAGCAGGCAGCCGAAGATGGCCAAGGACCCAAACGATCTATCGTGTTTTTACATGTTACGGGTGAAGAAAAGGGGTTATTAGGATCAAGGTATTACACTGATATCGAACCAATTTTTCCGCTCGAGCAAACCGTTGCGAATTTAAATATTGATATGATCGGTAGAATTGACCCTAAACGAACCGGTGAGCGAAATTACATTTACCTAATCGGTTCTGATAAATTGAGTACCGACTTGCACGAACTATCTGAAAAGGTCAATACTAAGTTTACCAATATTGAATTAGATTATACTTTCAATGATGAAAATGACCCCAATCGTTTCTACTACCGAAGCGATCACTATAATTTCGCTAAAAATAATATTCCCATTATATTCTACTTTAATGGTACCCATGATGATTATCACAGACCCGGAGATACCCCTGATAAAATAAATTACGATCTACTTGAGAATCGTACCCGACTAATTTTTCATACAGCTTGGGAAGTCGCAAATAGAGAACAACGTGTGATAGTCGATAAAATTTTAGAATAG
- a CDS encoding aldose 1-epimerase yields MKDTPTKTEESILSDHLNVKNFETVIDGDSVKLYTLKNKNGIEVTITNYGQRLISLHVPDKNGNFEDVVLGFPDLKNYMAKKNFYGATIGRYGNRIAKGEFEIDGNSYDLAINNNENHLHGGIKGFESVVWGVDAVNDNEIVFSRTSPDMEEGYPGKLEVKVTYTLTDSNELKINYTANTDKPTYINLTHHSFFNLKGEGEGTVNDHILMLNADSFTPVNNGLIPTGEIKKVAGTPFDFTEPKLIGEDLEVENEQLKYASGYDHNFVLNESPKNEEGLVMAARVVEPKSGRTMEVYTDEPGMQFYGGNFLTGADIGKSGKPYVFRGAFCLETQHYPDSPNQPNFPSTRLDPGQTYTSNCVYKFGVQEN; encoded by the coding sequence ATGAAAGATACCCCAACTAAAACTGAAGAAAGCATACTTTCTGACCATTTGAATGTTAAAAATTTTGAAACTGTGATCGACGGTGATTCGGTTAAGTTGTACACCTTAAAGAATAAAAACGGAATAGAGGTGACGATTACCAATTATGGTCAGCGGCTTATATCTCTGCACGTACCGGATAAGAATGGCAATTTTGAAGATGTGGTATTGGGTTTTCCCGATTTAAAGAATTATATGGCGAAAAAGAATTTTTACGGGGCAACTATCGGAAGGTATGGCAATCGAATAGCTAAAGGGGAATTTGAAATCGATGGTAATTCCTATGATTTGGCCATAAATAATAATGAAAACCATTTACACGGAGGGATTAAAGGTTTTGAAAGTGTAGTTTGGGGTGTAGATGCGGTTAATGATAATGAAATAGTTTTCAGTAGAACATCACCAGATATGGAAGAGGGGTACCCAGGAAAACTAGAAGTAAAAGTAACCTATACGCTTACCGATAGCAATGAGTTAAAGATTAACTATACGGCAAATACCGATAAGCCTACCTACATAAACCTTACCCACCATTCATTTTTTAATCTAAAGGGAGAAGGCGAAGGTACGGTCAACGACCATATCTTAATGTTGAACGCCGATAGCTTTACACCTGTGAATAATGGATTAATACCTACGGGTGAGATTAAAAAAGTAGCTGGTACGCCGTTTGATTTTACCGAACCAAAATTAATAGGGGAAGATTTAGAAGTTGAGAACGAACAGTTAAAGTATGCGAGTGGCTATGATCACAACTTTGTATTAAATGAGAGTCCTAAAAACGAAGAAGGCTTAGTGATGGCAGCAAGGGTGGTTGAACCCAAAAGTGGTCGCACGATGGAGGTATATACAGACGAGCCAGGTATGCAATTTTATGGCGGCAACTTTTTGACCGGAGCCGACATTGGCAAAAGTGGTAAACCGTATGTTTTCAGAGGGGCTTTCTGTTTAGAGACCCAACATTACCCAGATTCACCGAACCAACCTAATTTTCCGAGTACACGATTAGACCCAGGACAAACCTATACTTCTAATTGCGTTTACAAATTTGGTGTTCAAGAAAACTAA
- a CDS encoding 4-hydroxy-tetrahydrodipicolinate synthase, whose protein sequence is MKFEWKGVMPAVTTKFTDNDSIDLKMFTKNIDAQIDAGVHGIVLGGSLGEASTLNRSEKILLIEETVKISGSRIPVIMTIAEQATKEAIDAAKEAEDSGADGLMVLPPMRYKSTDFETITYFTDIAQSTDLPIMIYNNPVDYKIEVTVDMFKELIQMKNIGAVKESTRDIINIGRLRNEFGDGLKILTGVDPLALESLLIGADGWVAGLVCAFPAETVAIYELAKAGYVKEATEIYRWFLPLLELDISPQLVQNIKLAEVATGIGTENVRKPRLPLQGGERERVLQVIEKGLSTRPKLPDYKNLTTLTKKALA, encoded by the coding sequence ATGAAATTTGAATGGAAAGGCGTTATGCCAGCTGTCACTACAAAATTTACAGATAACGACTCGATAGATTTGAAAATGTTTACCAAGAATATCGATGCCCAAATCGATGCTGGGGTTCATGGTATTGTTTTAGGAGGGTCATTGGGTGAAGCAAGTACATTAAACCGAAGTGAGAAGATACTTTTGATAGAAGAAACTGTTAAGATTTCCGGGAGTAGAATTCCGGTAATAATGACAATTGCCGAGCAGGCTACCAAAGAAGCGATCGACGCGGCGAAAGAGGCTGAAGATAGTGGTGCTGATGGGCTCATGGTGCTGCCTCCTATGAGATACAAGTCTACCGATTTTGAAACGATAACCTATTTTACAGATATCGCGCAGAGTACCGATTTGCCCATTATGATTTATAATAACCCTGTTGATTATAAGATCGAGGTGACCGTCGATATGTTCAAAGAGCTAATACAGATGAAAAACATTGGTGCGGTAAAAGAATCAACCCGTGATATTATCAATATTGGTAGGTTGCGAAACGAATTCGGCGATGGCTTGAAGATACTCACCGGGGTAGACCCATTGGCTTTAGAAAGTTTGTTGATTGGTGCCGATGGATGGGTAGCTGGTCTGGTATGTGCTTTTCCTGCTGAGACAGTAGCGATTTACGAATTGGCGAAAGCTGGTTACGTAAAAGAAGCAACTGAAATATACAGATGGTTTTTACCATTGCTAGAATTGGATATTAGTCCGCAATTGGTTCAAAATATTAAACTGGCAGAAGTAGCGACCGGTATAGGTACAGAAAATGTTAGAAAACCTCGATTGCCCTTACAGGGGGGCGAAAGGGAGCGAGTCTTACAAGTAATCGAAAAGGGACTTAGCACTAGACCGAAATTACCCGATTATAAGAATTTGACCACACTGACCAAAAAAGCTTTGGCATAA
- a CDS encoding NADP-dependent aldehyde dehydrogenase, giving the protein MITGKNYIGSDLSALGKETYTTFDPKQNTATDWQFHEATKDEIETAALKAQEAFLEYKNYSGARKAEFLVAIAEEIEALGNELIEAYTRESGLPEGRAKGERGRTMGQLRAFATLLKEGSWVEATIDTAQPDREPLPKVDLRKMLLPIGPIAVFGSSNFPLAFSTAGGDTASALAAGCPVIVKSHPMHAATGELISSAIVKAAERTGMPEGVFSNLNSSGIEVGKQLVLHPAIKGVGFTGSIKGGTALYKLAAEREEPIPVFAEMGSINPVVALPSALSENGTDWATKYAGSITLGAGQFCTNPGLILGIKSESLDQFIKTLGSEIVKLDPSCMLHPNIHSNYEKGKEELSHQGGIDVVADYEADSAPNYGKQKVLTVAGADFMKNPKLHEEVFGPFSVVVRCDDANELTAVINRLEGQLTGTVLGEASEFESFSQTIDALQSRVGRIIFNGVPTGVEVCPSMHHGGPFPATTDSRFTSVGTSSIKRWVRPVSYQNWPQEYLPDALKDENPLGLMRILDGEHTDSKVG; this is encoded by the coding sequence ATGATTACAGGAAAAAACTATATAGGAAGTGATTTATCGGCTCTAGGAAAAGAGACATATACCACTTTTGATCCAAAACAGAATACAGCCACAGACTGGCAATTTCATGAAGCTACAAAAGATGAAATTGAAACCGCGGCGTTAAAAGCTCAAGAAGCTTTTCTTGAGTACAAAAATTATTCTGGTGCGCGAAAGGCAGAATTTTTGGTTGCTATTGCTGAAGAAATCGAAGCCTTGGGTAATGAGCTGATCGAAGCCTATACTAGAGAATCCGGTTTGCCCGAAGGTAGGGCCAAAGGGGAGCGAGGAAGAACAATGGGGCAGCTGCGAGCTTTTGCTACTCTTTTAAAAGAAGGTTCATGGGTTGAAGCCACCATAGATACCGCACAACCTGATAGAGAACCGTTGCCAAAAGTTGATTTACGAAAAATGCTATTGCCGATTGGCCCGATTGCCGTTTTTGGATCGAGTAATTTTCCTTTGGCATTTTCCACCGCCGGCGGTGATACAGCAAGTGCCCTGGCGGCAGGTTGCCCGGTAATTGTTAAAAGTCACCCCATGCATGCGGCTACTGGAGAGCTTATTTCTTCCGCTATTGTGAAGGCTGCAGAACGAACAGGTATGCCAGAAGGTGTTTTTTCCAATTTGAACAGTAGTGGAATAGAAGTAGGTAAACAATTGGTGCTGCACCCGGCTATTAAAGGGGTTGGTTTTACAGGTAGCATAAAAGGTGGAACGGCACTCTACAAATTAGCGGCAGAGCGTGAAGAGCCTATTCCCGTTTTTGCGGAAATGGGTAGCATCAACCCGGTGGTCGCCCTTCCGTCAGCTTTATCTGAAAACGGAACCGACTGGGCTACAAAATATGCAGGTTCTATAACCTTGGGAGCTGGTCAATTTTGCACCAACCCAGGACTTATTTTAGGTATAAAAAGTGAATCTTTAGATCAATTTATAAAAACGTTGGGTAGTGAAATCGTAAAGCTTGACCCGTCATGCATGCTTCACCCGAATATTCATAGTAATTATGAAAAGGGCAAGGAAGAACTATCTCATCAGGGCGGTATAGATGTTGTTGCCGATTATGAAGCCGATAGTGCACCGAATTACGGAAAGCAGAAAGTACTCACGGTAGCGGGAGCCGATTTTATGAAGAACCCAAAACTTCATGAAGAAGTATTTGGCCCTTTTTCTGTTGTCGTTAGATGTGATGATGCAAACGAACTTACCGCTGTGATCAATCGCCTTGAAGGGCAATTGACAGGTACAGTCTTGGGTGAAGCTTCTGAATTTGAATCTTTTTCACAAACTATAGATGCATTACAGAGCAGGGTAGGGCGAATTATATTCAACGGAGTACCTACGGGTGTAGAAGTATGCCCTTCTATGCACCACGGTGGTCCGTTTCCCGCAACTACAGATAGTCGCTTTACTTCGGTAGGCACTTCGTCGATTAAAAGGTGGGTAAGACCTGTATCGTATCAAAATTGGCCCCAAGAATATTTGCCTGATGCCTTGAAAGATGAAAACCCCTTAGGTTTAATGAGAATACTTGACGGCGAACATACCGATTCGAAGGTGGGTTAG